Below is a window of Vicinamibacteria bacterium DNA.
GCCATCCGGAAAAGAAGACGACCGCCAACAAGATATAGGACGTCAGACCAAAGATCTGCAGGAAGGCCTCGGACAGAAAGGCGCCGACCGGGCCGATCAGGTTGTCCGTCGAACGCGAGCTGGTCTCCTTGAAGTACCACGCCGGATCGTCGGGGGAGTGGGTGAGGAGACTCATGAGCAGCATCAGACACGCCGCCATCATGGCGATCCCCGCCACCTCCGACAGCCGCTCCGGCGGGAGGAACCCCGCGACGTCGCTTCTATGCGAGACCGAGCGCGACCGAGACAAGGACCGCACCTCCCACGGCAAGACAGTAGTAGCCGAACATGTGAAACCTGCGACTCGCCAGAAACTTGATTACGATTCCGATGGCCAAATAGCCTATGGCGAAAGCCGTCAGAAATCCAACCAGATAGCCGCCGACCGCGGCCTCGGGAACGCGGGTGGCTTCGGGGATGTTGAGCACCGCGGCCCCGAAGATCGCCGGAAGAGACAGCAGAAACGAGAAACGCGCCGCCGAACCATGCGCGATGCCGCGCCCGAGCCCGGCAACGATGGTCGTTCCCGACCGGGACACCCCCGGAAGGAGGGCGATGCTCTGGAACGCTCCGACCACGAGAGCATCGAGGAGCCCGAGCTCGGTGAGCTCTTTTTGCTCCTTGTGAAACCGCGCCGAGTACAGGAGCAGGAGCCCGGTGGCACACAGACAAACACCAACGACCGATAGGCTCTCGAAGCTCTGCTCCACGAAATCGCGGAGGGTGAGCGCGACGATGACGGCGGGGAGCGTCCCGACGGCGAGCAGCAGAATCAACCGCCGCCCCGTACGTCCCTCGCTCCCCGGCCTCAGACCCGAAAGCAGCATGGAGACTTCGGCGCGCAAGTAGAAGACCACGGCCAGGAGCGTGCCGAGATGAAGGACTATCTCGAAGAGGACGCCGGGCTGATCGAAGCCGGGAACGAAGTGCTGGGCGATCACGAGGTGCCCCGAGCTCGAGATGGGCAGAAATTCGGTCAGGCCCTGCACGACTCCGAGAAAAGCCGCGACGAGGATACTCACGACCCCTCCGTCGTGACCACCACGGGAAGGATCACGGGGCGGCGTATGGACTTGCGGCGAAAGAAACGGCGGAGCGTGGATTCGACGAGCTCCTCGATCGCCCGCTCCGAGTCCGCATCCGCGGGCGAGCGCTCGTTGAGGGCACGGAGCATGAAGTCTTGCGCTTCGGTGAGAAGCGATTCGCCTTCATCGCTGTCGATGAACCCCCGGCTCAGGATGTCGGAGACGATGGGCTCGTTCTCCGAAAGAAGCACGAAAGGAACCACGACACCAGTGCCCGCGAGGCGACGCCGATCCCGCACGACACAATCGTCGACGAGACCGAGACCGCTTCCGTCGACGAGGGCGAGACCGGTATCGACCTTGTCGGATACGTAGCCCCCCTTTCCCTCGAATCGAAGCACGTCTCCGTCCTCGACGATGAAGACCCGTTGTTC
It encodes the following:
- a CDS encoding undecaprenyl-diphosphate phosphatase: MSILVAAFLGVVQGLTEFLPISSSGHLVIAQHFVPGFDQPGVLFEIVLHLGTLLAVVFYLRAEVSMLLSGLRPGSEGRTGRRLILLLAVGTLPAVIVALTLRDFVEQSFESLSVVGVCLCATGLLLLYSARFHKEQKELTELGLLDALVVGAFQSIALLPGVSRSGTTIVAGLGRGIAHGSAARFSFLLSLPAIFGAAVLNIPEATRVPEAAVGGYLVGFLTAFAIGYLAIGIVIKFLASRRFHMFGYYCLAVGGAVLVSVALGLA